The following DNA comes from Mycobacterium sp. MS1601.
AGCTGGGTGGCGATCTGCAGACACAGCACCTCAGCCGCAAACTGCCCTGCAGTTGCCGCTCTTTCGGCTGCGGCGAGCGAGATGGCCACGGCGGCACTGACGGCCCCCTCACAGGCGACCAGCCATGCCTGCGCAAGGCTGCGCTCGTAATCGAGCTGTCGAAATGTCCGCGGGTTGTCTTCCAGAGTCGCGTACAGATCGGCGGCTTCGCAGGTGTGGCCGCGCAACGCGAGCGCGGCGACAAGCGGAATCTGGTACCGATGGCCCCAGCCCACAGCATGCGTTATCGAGAGCCCTTCGACGGCCTGCTCCAGCAAGGTCACCGCGGTGTCCAACCTTGCCGCCCCAAGCGCGGCGCGGCCCGCCACCGCGGCACCCAGAAGCCCCGCTGCGCCAGGCATTTCCGCTGCTTCGGCACGGACCCGAGCAGCCACGTCGACCGCCTCCGCCGATCTACCGGCCAGCAGCAGAGCCCCGACATGAGCATCGGCGATGTTGAAACGCATGTGCGGTGCATCCAACGACCGCGCCGCGACGGCATAACCCATTTCCGCCAGCGCTGCGGCGTCGGTCACCCGGCCCGCATCCCCGGCGATCACCGACAGTGCCCATGCCACCTCCGCGCCTGCCACCGCCGGAAGCCCATCGGGGTCAAGGTGTTCCGCCGCTTGCAGTGCGTCAACCGGATGATCGGTGGCAAACCAATACACCGTCAGAAACGCGTCGAGATAGTTGTCCCCCGCCGAGGGCGCAGTGCCTGCCGCCGCGTCGGCGATCGCCTTGGCACTCGCGGGATCCGCCAGCGCCCACAACATGTTGCTGGCGCGCAGGAACGCCAGCCGCATGCGATCACCGGCGCTGAGTTCGTCGACGCCGATGCCGGTCAGCACCACCTCGGCCTCCTCACCTCGACCCAGCCATGACAACGCATGGGCCCTCACGAAACCGGCTTCGGCTCCGCCCCCGGCCCGGTCCGCCGCATGCGCGAGTCTCTCGGCGAGTGCCAGATCCGCCAACCACACCGCGCCGTTGGCCGCCCTGGTGAGCAGCGCACTGTCAGGTGGCAGGTCGGAGTCGAGGCTCAACGCAGCCCGTCGCACCACAGCGTGGATGTCGTCGCGGTCGTCACGGGTGGCCAGTTCGGAGGCGATGAGACCCCGCAGGCGCCGCATCCGGGTCAGCGGAGCCCGCCGACGGCGCACCTCGCCGTAGAGGGGGTGGGCAACACGAACCCGAATCGCTTCTCCGACCTGCTCGAACGTGATGAGTCCGCGGCTGTCGGCGTCCTCGATGGCCTCGGGCTCGGCGATCTGGCGCAGGGCGTTCAGGTCGATCGGCTCGCCGACAGCCAGGAGGTCGACCACGGTGATGACCGGAGCCGGGAGTAGCCCGACGCGGGACTCGACGATCTCGACCAGCGTCGGCGGCAGCACCGGCTCGCCGACCCACCACCATCGGCCGCGCTGCAGCCGGAGCCGGTCGTTGGCCACTTCCTGCTCCACAACGGTGCGCAGGTACAGCAGGTTGCCCCGGGTGAGATCCCAGAGCCGGGCTACCGAGCCTCGGTCGACGGGGGCTTGCAGGACGGCGGCGAGCAAGTCGGCGGTCTCACCGAGTGTCAGGGGTTCCAGCTCCCGGTGATGGAATGCCGTCTTCCAGAGTTCGTGAACCGCAGCCGGAATCGGTTCGCGGTCAAGCACTGTGAAGACGACCTTGGCGGCGCCCCTCTGCACAATCTGGTAAATCACGAAGGCGGAGAGGTCGTCGAGCAGGTGTGCGTCGTCGACGCCGAGAATCAGTCGGGCGCCCGCCGGGGTGGCGGTGAGCGCGTCGATGACACCGCGCGTCAACTGAGTGACATCGGCGGCACCGGGAGTCGCCCAGCCGCTGAGCGCGCCGAGCGGAATAGCCTGCGCCGACGAACTCCCGACCACCAGCTGACTGCGGTGCCCGGCGGATTCGGCAGCCGCGAGCACCTCACGGACCACGCGGCTCTTGCCCACACCCTGGGCTCCGCGGATCACGACTCCGGACACGCCCGGAACCGCGAGCGCGGCATTGATTGTGCGGATCTCCCCGGAACGACCGATCAGGGGCCACGACAAGGCCACCTCAGCAGCCTAGGAGCGACAGCCTCAGTACAACAGGGTTTTGACACCGATGGGGCGGGTGCTCCCGGGGAGGAGAGCACCCGCCCCATCAGGCGGGTCGACGACGCGGCGACGAAGGAGCCGGCGGCAAGGTCCTAGCCGGGAACCCGGCTCAGAAGAAGCCGACCGCGGTGTCGCTGTAGGACACCAGCAGGTTCTTCGTCTGCTGGTAGTGATCCAGCATCATCTTGTGGTTTTCGCGACCGATGCCGGACTGCTTGTAACCACCGAACGCGGCGTGCGCGGGGTACTGGTGGTAGCAGTTGGTCCACACGCGGCCGGCCTTGATGTCACGGCCCGCGCGGTATGCGGTGTTGCCGTTGCGCGACCACACCCCGGCGCCCAGGCCGTAGAGGGTGTCGTTGGCGATGGAGATCGCCTCGTCGTAATCCTTGAATGACGTCACCGCCACCACCGGACCGAAGATCTCCTCCTGGAAGATCCGCATCTTGTTGTGGCCGGTGAAGATCGTCGGCGCCACGTAGTAGCCACCGTTGAGATCACCGCCGAGTTCAGCGCGCTCACCACCGGTGACCACCTGCGCACCTTCGCTCTTGCCGATTTCGATGTAGCTCAGGATCTTCTCGAGCTGATCATTGGACGCCTGAGCACCGATCATGGTCTCGGTGTCCAGCGGATCACCCTGACGCACTGCCTTGGTGCGGATGGCCGCCAATGCCAGGAACTCGTCGTAGATGTCGGCCTGGATCAGCGAGCGCGACGGGCAGGTGCACACCTCGCCCTGGTTGAGGGCGAACATCGTGAAGCCCTCGAGCGCCTTGTCCTGGTAGTTGTCCGCGGCGGCCAGCACATCGCTGAAGAAGATGTTCGGGCTCTTGCCGCCCAGTTCCAGGGTGACCGGGATCAGGTTCTGCGAGGCGTACTGCATGATCAGCCGGCCGGTGGTGGTCTCGCCGGTGAAGGCGATCTTGGCGATCCGGTTGGACGAGGCCAGGGGCTTGCCCGCCTCGACACCGAAGCCGTTGACCACGTTGACCACACCCGCGGGCAGCAGGTCGCCGATGATCTTGATCAGGTACAGGATCGAGACAGGGGTCTGCTCGGCGGGCTTGAGCACAACGGCGTTACCGGCCGCCAGGGCCGGAGCCAGCTTCCACACCGCCATCAGGATCGGGAAGTTCCACGGAATGATCTGTCCGACCACACCGAGCGGCTCGTGGAAGTGGTAGGCGACCGTGTCCTCGTCGATCTGGCTCAGCGACCCTTCCTGCGCCCGCAGCACCCCGCGAAGTAGCGGAAGTGGTCGACGGCCAGCGGGATGTCGGCATTCAGGGTCTCGCGGATGGGCTTGCCGTTGTCCCAGGACTCGGCGAGCGCGATCGATTCGAGGTTTTCCTCGATGCGGT
Coding sequences within:
- a CDS encoding helix-turn-helix transcriptional regulator, producing the protein MALSWPLIGRSGEIRTINAALAVPGVSGVVIRGAQGVGKSRVVREVLAAAESAGHRSQLVVGSSSAQAIPLGALSGWATPGAADVTQLTRGVIDALTATPAGARLILGVDDAHLLDDLSAFVIYQIVQRGAAKVVFTVLDREPIPAAVHELWKTAFHHRELEPLTLGETADLLAAVLQAPVDRGSVARLWDLTRGNLLYLRTVVEQEVANDRLRLQRGRWWWVGEPVLPPTLVEIVESRVGLLPAPVITVVDLLAVGEPIDLNALRQIAEPEAIEDADSRGLITFEQVGEAIRVRVAHPLYGEVRRRRAPLTRMRRLRGLIASELATRDDRDDIHAVVRRAALSLDSDLPPDSALLTRAANGAVWLADLALAERLAHAADRAGGGAEAGFVRAHALSWLGRGEEAEVVLTGIGVDELSAGDRMRLAFLRASNMLWALADPASAKAIADAAAGTAPSAGDNYLDAFLTVYWFATDHPVDALQAAEHLDPDGLPAVAGAEVAWALSVIAGDAGRVTDAAALAEMGYAVAARSLDAPHMRFNIADAHVGALLLAGRSAEAVDVAARVRAEAAEMPGAAGLLGAAVAGRAALGAARLDTAVTLLEQAVEGLSITHAVGWGHRYQIPLVAALALRGHTCEAADLYATLEDNPRTFRQLDYERSLAQAWLVACEGAVSAAVAISLAAAERAATAGQFAAEVLCLQIATQLGDRSCGPRLKELQEVVEGPRVVLAARFAVALHSGDAAELTSVSTGFEEIGDIIAAVDAAAHAAVAYRKDERRGSALACSVRAATLAQQCGAAMTPALGRAAERLPLTARESEITALIARGLSNRAIADRLTLSVRTVESHIYRAMAKTGVADRDELSALVIRSRVD